The genome window GGCAGAGGCCTGCATCTGCAGTCGAGTCCGGTGAAACGCGCTGCCACAGAGCGCGCGCTGCCGGTCTACGAACCCGCGAGCTTGCGCGCGTTTGCCAGCGAGATATCCTCACTTGCGTTCGATGCCTTCGTCGTCGCGTCGTACGGGAAGATTCTCCCGCGGGACCTTCTCGAAATGCCCGCGCTCGGATCGCTGAACGTGCACCCGTCGCTCCTGCCGAGATATCGCGGGGCGACGCCGATCCAAGCCGCGCTCCTCGCCGGCGACGCCGAAGCGGGCGTGACGATCATGCTCATGGACGAAGGCATGGACACCGGCGACGTCGTCGCGCAAGAACGCCTGACGATCGCGGCAGACGAAGACTTCTCGACGTTGCACGACCGTCTCGCCGAGCTCGGCGCGAAAACGTTGGGGCGTGCGCTGGAGCGCGGGGAGCGCGAGGGTTTCTTCTCCCACCGTCCGCAGACGGGAGAGGCGAGCGTCACGCGCCCGATCTCCAAAGCCGATCTCGCCCTCGACTGGCGCTGGCCCGTCGCGCGCATCGTCAACCACGTGCGGGCATATGCGCCCACGCCGGCCGCGCGCGCCGTTCTCGGCGGCACGCTCGTGAAGGTGCTCGACGTCCGCGGGCTCGGGCGCGAAACGGCGAGCCCCGGAACGCCGCTCGGCATTCGAGACGAGAGCGTCGCCGTCGCGTGCGGCGACGGTGCCGTCGCCGTGCGGGCGCTGATTGCGCCGAATCACGGCCGCGAGAGCGGCGCGGCGTTCGCGCGGCGAACCGGCTTAGACTCCTTAGGGCCTCCCTAACATGAATGCGCGGGAGGTCGCGCTCTACGTCGTCCGCGACGTCTTCCCAACCGCGGGTCGCGCGCGCGGCGCGCAGGAGGCTCTCGATTACCGCGTGCGTGCAGCGGAACTCAGCGCTCGCGACCGCGCCTTCGCAACCGAGCTCGCCTACGGTGCGATCAAGATGCGCCGCCTTCTCGACTGGTATCTGCAGCCGTTCCTGGGCGAACGGGCGGCGACGCTTGCTGCCACCGCACACGAGGCGTTACGCCTTGCAATCTACGAGCTGCGATTCACGCGCGCGGACGAGCATGCGACGGTCTACGAGTTCGTCGAAATCGCAAAGCGTCGCGGGCATCGCGGGCTTGCCGGTCTCGTCAACGCCGTCTTGCGCTCCTACCTTCGCGAGCCGCCGCTCGAGCCCGCGCGCGACCTCTTCGACACCGAGGACGAGTACGTGGGAACGCGCTACTCTCTGCCGACGTGGCTCGTTCGGCAGTGGCGCGGCGTTTTCGGAACGAGCCTGCTGGAAGCAATATGCAGCGGCGTGAACGCTCCCACGCAGGCGGCGATAACCGTCAACCGCCGCCGTATCCAACCCGCCGCTTTGGCAGACCGCTTGCGAAACGAGGGGGTGGAGACGCGCCCTTCGCAGATCGTCGCGGACTGCCTGCTCGTCGAACGTTCCCCAGAGCCGCTCCACGAAGCGCGCGCAAATGCGGCGTGGTGGATGCAGTCGGAATCGTCGGCGGTTCCCGTCGAGGTCCTCGGGCCGCAATCGGGTGAACGG of Candidatus Dormiibacterota bacterium contains these proteins:
- a CDS encoding transcription antitermination factor NusB; the protein is MNAREVALYVVRDVFPTAGRARGAQEALDYRVRAAELSARDRAFATELAYGAIKMRRLLDWYLQPFLGERAATLAATAHEALRLAIYELRFTRADEHATVYEFVEIAKRRGHRGLAGLVNAVLRSYLREPPLEPARDLFDTEDEYVGTRYSLPTWLVRQWRGVFGTSLLEAICSGVNAPTQAAITVNRRRIQPAALADRLRNEGVETRPSQIVADCLLVERSPEPLHEARANAAWWMQSESSAVPVEVLGPQSGERIVDLCSGRGNKALQIASRLGDDGELVCVDRDERRTQVLQRRLAEYGLVASTIVSDVREVDFGRRFDRVLLDAPCSGTGVVGRHAEARWKKESTDGERLAAVQHALLEAASDVVHDGGALVYAVCSNDPRESTEVVERFLSQHRFARGLIPAAMEPFLTDAGDVSIPPGIEGRDGFYVARLERAL
- the fmt gene encoding methionyl-tRNA formyltransferase, encoding MLKTLFFGTSAFALPSLDVIADRTELHGVVTQADRPAGRGLHLQSSPVKRAATERALPVYEPASLRAFASEISSLAFDAFVVASYGKILPRDLLEMPALGSLNVHPSLLPRYRGATPIQAALLAGDAEAGVTIMLMDEGMDTGDVVAQERLTIAADEDFSTLHDRLAELGAKTLGRALERGEREGFFSHRPQTGEASVTRPISKADLALDWRWPVARIVNHVRAYAPTPAARAVLGGTLVKVLDVRGLGRETASPGTPLGIRDESVAVACGDGAVAVRALIAPNHGRESGAAFARRTGLDSLGPP